The following proteins are co-located in the Aquarana catesbeiana isolate 2022-GZ linkage group LG02, ASM4218655v1, whole genome shotgun sequence genome:
- the LOC141127967 gene encoding putative protein ARB2BP, with product MEGLMKFKESVEIPQHFEDLQYYFNEQGELRHMVTNKPFLYNYYKNEYDRNHKRYKIIGAMITLYVYELLQKDCNLQRVTIPIDATEDEPTSFFFMTKGLPSVQTNLFVLLQDSGVIRAGQWGQKTIFHHSLHKGTQIPYIKTALRDNGSVIVLNPNDNFVEMKEEPHTLVKTEEESCPIDNREKVRLTAPQQKLIVPKRCCSSPEEHTSYVWDHFISKSAARNISFIAHGYGGLVFMDLLCKKSKEVMSKVSAVAFIDSKHHAPHQARTNPEIQAWLRSHCRSWVLSAKPLDRPTGSLRRIDCPKVSAGTENYDLAPSVAFQSIFRFLNRSSKSRSAIPHAHTMITRSSTRSK from the coding sequence ATGGAAGGTCTGATGAAATTCAAAGAAAGCGTAGAAATCCCACAGCATTTTGAGGACCTGCAGTATTATTTCAATGAGCAAGGAGAGTTGAGACACATGGTTACCAATAAACCTTTTCTTTATAACTATTACAAAAATGAATACGATAGGAACCACAAAAGGTATAAAATCATCGGGGCTATGATTACACTTTATGTTTATGAGCTACTTCAAAAAGACTGCAATCTTCAAAGGGTTACCATCCCAATTGATGCTACTGAAGATGAGCCAACATCTTTCTTCTTCATGACTAAAGGATTGCCAAGTGTGCAGACAAACCTGTTTGTTCTGCTTCAAGACAGTGGGGTGATTAGAGCTGGTCAGTGGGGacaaaaaacaatattccatcactCCCTACATAAAGGGACCCAGATCCCATATATTAAGACTGCCTTAAGGGACAATGGGTCTGTGATTGTATTAAATccaaatgacaattttgtggagatGAAGGAGGAACCACATACCCTGGTCAAAACAGAAGAGGAGTCCTGTCCTATAGATAACAGGGAAAAAGTTAGGCTCACTGCACCTCAACAAAAATTGATTGTTCCTAAAAGATGTTGCAGCTCACCAGAAGAGCACACCAGCTATGTTTGGGACCACTTCATTTCAAAAAGTGCTGCAAGAAACATATCATTCATCGCACATGGCTATGGAGGCTTAGTATTTATGGATTTACTTTGTAAGAAAAGTAAGGAGGTAATGAGCAAAGTGAGTGCTGTAGCATTTATAGACTCAAAACACCATGCTCCGCATCAGGCAAGAACTAACCCAGAAATCCAGGCTTGGTTACGCTCACATTGTAGGAGCTGGGTATTGAGTGCAAAACCTTTAGACAGACCTACTGGGTCCTTGAGGAGAATAGACTGCCCAAAAGTGTCTGCAGGTACTGAAAACTATGATCTGGCACCCTCTGTTGCTTTCCAGTCTATTTTTCGATTTCTCAACAGATCCTCAAAGAGTCGGAGTGCAATTCCACATGCACATACAATGATAACTAGAAGTTCTACCAGGAGTAAGTAA